One region of Triticum aestivum cultivar Chinese Spring chromosome 6B, IWGSC CS RefSeq v2.1, whole genome shotgun sequence genomic DNA includes:
- the LOC123135979 gene encoding putative pentatricopeptide repeat-containing protein At1g19290, whose protein sequence is MLQRCHLLRPVSSPLLRRRPIHSSAPPQANGEVGAATDTTLLGRLTRLLLLHRFPAVSRLLSSSPLTHALLHAALRRVRLDPDAALHLFRLAPYRPSLLAHAQLLHILAHARRLPAARALVASLLSARSSSAAPSLFPHLTEVYKDFSFSAASFDLLLRAHADAGQLTDALHVFDEMGRFGCRRTLRSCNRLLNQLVQAGDVGTAVAVFEQMRCDGTLPDEFTVAIMAKAYCRDGRVTQAVDFVQDMERMGVEVNLVAYHALMDGYCGVGQIEAARRVLLSLESKGLSPNVVTYTLLVKGYCKEGRVEEAERVVRDMKENEKIVVDEVAYGAVINGYCQRGRMEDANRVRAEMIDVGLQVNLFVYNTLINGYCKLGRMVEVEKLLQEMEDRGVSLDKYSYNTLVDGYCRQGSMKKAFETCDMMVRNGFAGTTLTYNMLLNGFCSCGAIDDALKLWFLMLKRGVVPNEISCSTLLDGFFKAGKTEKALNLWKETLARGLGRNVVTINTVINGLCKIRRMVEAEELFGRMTEWRCPADSLTYRTLIDGYCKIGDLDRATQIRVDMEHLGFAPSVEMFNSFITGFFVAKQSGKVNDIVVEMTAKGLSPNTVTYGALIAGWCKEGNLHDAYNLYFEMVEKGLAPNLFICSALVSCFYRQGKVDEANLVLQELVGTDMIPDCSANTLDIGKVAHVIESVAGGNHQSAKIMWNIVIFGLCKLGRVSDARNLFEDLKVKGFVPDNYTYSSLIHGCSASGFVNVAFGLRDAMLGVGLTPNIVTYNSLIYGLCQSGNVQRAVSLFSKLQSKGMSPNAITYNTLIDGHCKDGNITEAFKLKQKMIEQGIRPNVFTYSILIHGLCTQGYMEEAIKLLDQMIENNVDPNYVTYWTLIQGYVRCGNMKEISKLYNEMHIRGLLPANGTGHVKHADPVVICKQPECKYGQC, encoded by the coding sequence ATGCTTCAGAGATGCCACTTACTCCGACCTGTTTCctcccccctcctccgccgccgccccatccACTCCTCCGCTCCGCCCCAAGCCAACGGCGAGGTCGGCGCCGCGACCGACACCACTCTGCTGGGCCGTCtcactcgcctcctcctcctccaccgcttCCCCGCCGTCtcccgcctcctctcctcctccccgctCACACACGCACTCCTCCACGCGGCCCTCCGCCGCGTCCGCCTCGACCCGGACGCCGCCCTCCACCTCTTCCGCCTTGCTCCGtaccgcccctccctcctcgctCACGCCCAGCTACTCCACATCCTCGCCCACGCCCGCCGCCTGCCCGCCGCGCGCGCCCTCGTCGCCTCGCTCCTCTCCGCCCGCTCCAGCTCGGCAGCCCCGTCCCTCTTCCCCCACCTCACCGAGGTGTACAAAGACTTCTCTTTCTCAGCCGCCTCCTTCGACCTGCTCCTCCGAGCCCACGCAGACGCTGGCCAGCTCACCGACGCCCTCCACGTGTTCGATGAAATGGGGAGGTTTGGGTGCCGTCGCACCCTGCGATCCTGCAACCGCCTGCTCAACCAGCTTGTACAGGCTGGGGATGTGGGCACTGCGGTGGCTGTGTTTGAGCAGATGCGGTGTGATGGCACACTGCCGGACGAGTTCACGGTGGCCATCATGGCAAAGGCGTACTGCAGGGATGGGAGGGTGACACAGGCAGTGGATTTCGTGCAGGACATGGAGAGGATGGGTGTGGAGGTGAACCTGGTGGCATATCATGCGCTGATGGATGGGTATTGCGGAGTAGGACAGATTGAGGCTGCGAGAAGGGTTTTGCTGTCACTGGAGTCTAAGGGCCTGTCACCGAATGTGGTTACATATACCTTACTTGTAAAGGGTTACTGTAAGGAGGggagggtggaggaggctgagAGGGTGGTTAGGGATATGAAAGAAAATGAGAAGATCGTGGTTGACGAGGTAGCCTATGGTGCAGTGATCAATGGCTATTGCCAAAGGGGAAGAATGGAAGATGCCAACAGGGTAAGAGCCGAGATGATTGATGTCGGACTGCAGGTTAATTTGTTTGTGTACAACACACTGATCAATGGATATTGCAAGTTGGGGAGGATGGTTGAAGTAGAGAAACTTTTACAGGAAATGGAGGATAGAGGGGTGAGTCTGGATAAATACAGTTACAATACTCTAGTAGATGGGTATTGCAGACAGGGTTCCATGAAAAAGGCATTTGAAACCTGTGATATGATGGTAAGGAATGGGTTCGCAGGGACAACACTTACTTATAATATGCTGTTGAATGGTTTTTGTTCGTGTGGTGCTATTGATGATGCACTTAAATTGTGGTTCTTGATGTTGAAGAGGGGAGTAGTGCCTAATGAAATTAGCTGTAGCACACTGCTGGATGGTTTCTTCAAGGCAGGTAAAACCGAGAAGGCCTTGAACCTTTGGAAGGAAACCTTAGCAAGGGGTTTGGGAAGAAACGTGGTTACAATTAACACAGTTATCAATGGGCTGTGTAAGATTAGGAGGATGGTTGAAGCAGAGGAGCTATTTGGTAGGATGACGGAATGGAGATGTCCTGCTGACAGCTTGACTTACAGAACACTAATTGATGGTTACTGTAAAATAGGTGACCTGGATAGAGCTACTCAAATTCGGGTTGACATGGAACATTTAGGCTTTGCTCCTTCAGTTGAAATGTTCAATTCTTTCATAACCGGATTCTTTGTAGCTAAGCAAAGTGGCAAGGTCAATGATATCGTTGTTGAAATGACTGCAAAGGGACTTTCTCCTAATACAGTCACTTATGGAGCCCTGATAGCTGGATGGTGTAAAGAGGGCAATCTGCATGATGCCTATAATTTATATTTTGAAATGGTCGAGAAAGGTCTGGCTCCAAATCTCTTCATCTGCAGTGCTTTAGTGAGCTGTTTCTATAGACAGGGAAAGGTTGATGAGGCAAATTTGGTGTTGCAAGAACTTGTGGGTACTGACATGATTCCAGACTGCAGTGCAAACACGCTTGATATTGGTAAAGTAGCACATGTCATTGAATCTGTTGCTGGTGGAAATCATCAGTCTGCAAAAATTATGTGGAACATTGTTATTTTTGGGCTGTGCAAATTGGGTAGAGTATCAGATGCTAGAAATTTGTTTGAGGATCTGAAAGTAAAGGGATTCGTTCCTGATAACTACACTTATTCTAGCCTCATTCATGGTTGCTCTGCCTCAGGTTTTGTCAATGTAGCTTTTGGCCTGAGGGATGCGATGTTGGGCGTCGGTCTTACTCCAAATATTGTAACATACAATTCTCTCATCTATGGCCTCTGCCAGTCTGGGAATGTTCAAAGGGCAGTTAGTCTTTTCAGTAAGTTGCAATCAAAGGGTATGTCCCCTAATGCTATCACCTATAATACCCTGATTGATGGACATTGCAAGGATGGTAATATAACTGAAGCCTTCAAGTTAAAACAAAAGATGATCGAGCAAGGTATTCGGCCTAATGTATTCACCTATTCTATACTGATCCATGGTCTCTGTACTCAAGGGTATATGGAAGAAGCAATCAAGCTTCTGGATCAAATGATTGAGAATAATGTGGATCCAAATTATGTTACATATTGGACACTGATTCAAGGTTATGTTCGGTGTGGTAATATGAAAGAGATCTCCAAGCTTTACAATGAGATGCATATCCGTGGACTTCTGCCTGCCAATGGTACTGGACATGTAAAACATGCAGATCCTGTTGTAATTTGTAAACAGCCAGAATGTAAATATGGACAGTGCTAA